Proteins from a genomic interval of Candidatus Tumulicola sp.:
- a CDS encoding AAA family ATPase gives MMLREAFGLRRDPFMDTADPAFYFETMATANGRRRLYECLAGGRGLAAVVGPVGAGKTSLCNAVTAQLLADPGFLVALILDPTFADESELLQAIASSFGFDAHAGASPRLAREHLKRDLFEATTSMRTRQGVLIIDEAQLLPEHLLETLRALLNFQLDERKLLSIGLSGQMELAGAIARRPNLSDRVALWLELRPLSEAEAAGLIDHRLRCAGYSAPQSPFESAAIHAVWRASGGLPRRIGSRARAAMEVAAERGSRTVTARDVEDAEPRIAPDRALDPSPDTPAIAAQQAGAKAKNWWTWWRRAS, from the coding sequence ATGATGCTGCGCGAGGCCTTCGGGCTGCGACGCGATCCCTTCATGGACACGGCCGATCCGGCGTTCTACTTCGAGACGATGGCGACGGCGAACGGCCGGCGCCGCCTTTATGAGTGCCTTGCCGGCGGCCGCGGTCTTGCGGCAGTGGTGGGACCGGTCGGCGCCGGCAAGACGTCGTTGTGCAACGCCGTCACCGCGCAACTGCTGGCTGATCCGGGCTTCCTCGTCGCGCTGATACTCGATCCGACGTTTGCCGACGAATCAGAGCTGCTGCAAGCGATCGCCTCGAGCTTCGGCTTCGACGCGCACGCCGGCGCTTCGCCGCGCCTTGCGCGCGAGCATCTGAAGCGCGATCTTTTCGAGGCGACCACCAGCATGCGCACGCGTCAGGGCGTCCTCATCATCGACGAGGCGCAATTGCTGCCCGAGCATCTGCTCGAAACGCTGCGCGCGCTGCTCAATTTCCAACTCGACGAGCGTAAGCTGCTCTCGATCGGACTCTCCGGACAGATGGAGCTTGCGGGCGCGATCGCCCGGCGACCGAATTTGAGCGATCGGGTCGCGCTGTGGCTCGAGTTGCGTCCGCTCAGCGAGGCTGAAGCCGCGGGTCTCATCGATCATCGCTTGCGCTGCGCGGGTTACTCCGCGCCGCAATCGCCATTTGAATCAGCCGCCATCCATGCGGTGTGGCGAGCTTCGGGTGGACTGCCCCGACGGATCGGGTCGCGCGCGCGCGCCGCGATGGAAGTGGCGGCGGAGCGAGGCAGCCGTACGGTGACCGCGCGCGACGTCGAAGATGCCGAGCCGCGCATCGCGCCCGATCGCGCGCTTGACCCGAGTCCGGATACGCCGGCGATCGCGGCGCAGCAGGCGGGAGCCAAAGCCAAGAATTGGTGGACGTGGTGGCGCCGAGCATCGTAG
- a CDS encoding peptide ABC transporter substrate-binding protein, with translation MKMHACVFLAIALAGLAGCTKVSTSTGLGPSGAHSWTQPGVLRISDISDPSTLNPMLTGADIAYQLSGYVLEYFVRLDDKGELVPVLITQVPTLENGGISKDGLTVTYHLRHGVTWSDGQPFGAQDVIETWKQVMNPDNPVEIREGYDVVGSIDAPDRYTVVVHLKRPYAPFPTRFFAGIQEGPVAPLPAHIIAGAKDLVRSPLNNKPVGTGPFMLQSWEKNGQMVFVANMHYWGGAPKIKKIIFQARTDNTEIVNFQTHELDADIDATTNDLPSFRQLKDMNVVVTPSLRLSVLSMFTQSGPLHDVRLRRAIAYSLDRAELLQRISHGAGYLAAEFLPNWSWAFTNDVPRYDHDLTRAKALLDEAGWKTGQDGYRYKDGQRLSLLFLSIAGSDSSKHFAELTQQYLRAAGIDITIKNYPYGLIFDVSGPIRQGKFNLVSYSYSVNYDPAALKDDGCDQFSPAGSNDSRLCDPEVDRQERRALIISARAERKTIYADIERRRMEDIAVIPMWFRDRVGVLSVDVHGYKPSRSIMANWNMTEWSVP, from the coding sequence ATGAAAATGCACGCATGCGTGTTCTTGGCGATCGCGCTCGCCGGGCTTGCCGGGTGCACGAAGGTCTCGACGTCGACCGGACTCGGCCCGAGCGGCGCGCATTCCTGGACGCAACCCGGCGTGCTGCGCATCTCGGACATCTCGGATCCGTCGACCCTCAACCCGATGCTCACGGGCGCCGACATCGCGTATCAACTCTCGGGGTACGTGTTGGAGTACTTCGTGCGCCTGGATGACAAGGGCGAGCTCGTGCCGGTGTTGATCACGCAGGTCCCGACGCTCGAGAACGGCGGCATCAGCAAAGACGGCCTCACCGTGACCTACCACTTGCGGCACGGGGTGACGTGGTCCGACGGGCAGCCGTTCGGCGCGCAGGACGTCATCGAGACTTGGAAACAGGTGATGAATCCGGACAACCCGGTGGAGATCCGCGAAGGCTACGACGTCGTCGGCAGCATCGACGCACCCGATCGCTACACCGTGGTCGTGCATCTCAAGCGTCCGTACGCGCCCTTCCCCACGCGCTTTTTTGCCGGCATCCAGGAGGGACCGGTCGCGCCTCTGCCCGCGCACATCATCGCAGGGGCCAAAGATCTCGTGCGTTCGCCGCTCAACAACAAGCCGGTGGGGACCGGGCCTTTCATGCTCCAGTCTTGGGAGAAGAACGGCCAGATGGTCTTCGTCGCCAACATGCACTATTGGGGCGGCGCGCCGAAGATCAAGAAGATCATTTTCCAAGCGCGCACCGACAACACCGAGATCGTGAACTTTCAGACCCACGAACTCGACGCCGACATCGACGCGACCACCAACGATCTTCCGTCGTTTCGCCAGCTCAAAGACATGAACGTGGTCGTCACGCCGAGCCTGCGCTTGAGCGTGCTCTCGATGTTCACGCAGAGCGGGCCGCTGCACGACGTGCGCCTGCGCCGGGCCATCGCCTATTCTTTGGATCGCGCCGAGCTGCTGCAGCGCATCTCCCACGGCGCCGGCTACCTGGCCGCAGAGTTTCTCCCCAACTGGTCGTGGGCGTTCACCAATGACGTGCCCCGCTACGATCACGATCTCACCCGAGCAAAAGCGTTGCTCGACGAAGCGGGTTGGAAGACGGGGCAGGACGGCTATCGTTATAAAGACGGGCAGCGGCTGTCGCTGTTGTTCCTTTCCATCGCCGGAAGCGATTCCAGCAAGCACTTCGCGGAGCTCACCCAGCAATATCTGCGGGCGGCCGGCATCGACATCACGATCAAGAACTACCCGTACGGCCTGATCTTCGACGTCAGCGGCCCGATCCGTCAGGGGAAATTCAATCTGGTGAGCTACAGCTATAGCGTCAACTACGACCCGGCCGCGCTCAAAGACGACGGCTGCGATCAGTTCTCGCCGGCGGGCTCCAACGATTCGCGCCTATGCGATCCGGAGGTGGACCGGCAGGAGCGGCGCGCGCTGATCATCAGCGCTCGCGCCGAGCGCAAGACGATATACGCCGACATCGAGCGCCGGCGCATGGAGGATATCGCAGTGATTCCGATGTGGTTCCGCGACCGCGTGGGCGTGTTGAGCGTCGACGTGCACGGCTACAAGCCGTCGCGCTCCATCATGGCCAACTGGAATATGACGGAGTGGTCCGTGCCGTAG
- a CDS encoding ABC transporter permease has protein sequence MKPLAALFHRNAWNVFRRNFDAWRKYAFSSVAINIFEPLAYFLAIGFGLGAYLTLGSSSLVQFIAPGMLGLAAMNAATFDACWGAFERLNFSGVYESMVTAPVDPLEIAAGEYLWQAFRAMLYGGIFLVVIASFGLVHSWWSLLSLPLLGLTGIVFAMPGFAVAMAVKFQEHLFYYFSLVATPMVMISGVFFPLDKVPYWLKAVAWCTPLYHSVNIFRGLVLGQFSWNLAGDLAWLLVAIGLFSYLPVRFLQNKLAR, from the coding sequence ATGAAGCCGCTCGCAGCGCTCTTCCACCGCAATGCGTGGAACGTGTTCCGCCGCAACTTCGACGCCTGGCGCAAATACGCGTTCTCGAGCGTCGCCATCAACATCTTCGAACCGTTGGCATATTTTCTCGCCATCGGGTTCGGCCTCGGGGCATACCTGACGCTGGGATCGAGTTCGCTCGTCCAGTTCATCGCGCCCGGCATGCTGGGTCTGGCGGCGATGAACGCCGCGACCTTCGACGCCTGCTGGGGCGCCTTCGAGCGGCTCAACTTCAGCGGCGTGTACGAGTCCATGGTCACCGCGCCCGTCGACCCGCTGGAGATCGCGGCGGGCGAATACTTATGGCAGGCGTTTCGCGCGATGCTGTACGGCGGGATCTTTCTCGTGGTCATCGCGAGTTTTGGACTCGTGCACTCGTGGTGGTCGCTGTTGAGCTTGCCGCTGCTCGGTCTGACCGGCATCGTCTTCGCGATGCCGGGCTTCGCGGTGGCGATGGCCGTGAAGTTCCAGGAGCACCTGTTCTATTATTTCTCGCTCGTGGCCACGCCGATGGTCATGATCAGCGGCGTGTTCTTCCCGCTCGACAAGGTGCCGTACTGGCTGAAGGCGGTGGCGTGGTGCACGCCGCTCTATCATTCGGTGAACATCTTCCGCGGATTGGTGCTGGGGCAATTCTCGTGGAACCTGGCCGGCGATCTCGCTTGGCTGCTGGTCGCGATCGGTCTGTTCTCGTACCTGCCGGTCCGGTTTTTGCAGAACAAACTCGCGCGCTAA
- the pyrH gene encoding UMP kinase — translation MTTDGAGAQPVYKRVLLKLSGEAFAGPRESIDTGTVYSIANQIKEVAQAGVQVACVVGGGNIWRGKTAAHKDMDRAIADYMGMLATVINALALQDALEKIGVPTRVQTAISMHQVAEPYIRRRAIRHLEKGRVVIFAAGTGNPYFTTDTTAALRAIEVGAEMILKATQVDGVYSADPKKQPTAVRFETLDYLEVLKLGLEVLDNTALTLCMDNGLPIVVFELMREGNIKRVIWGEQIGTFVGRSQRHVAPVV, via the coding sequence ATGACGACCGACGGGGCCGGCGCGCAGCCGGTCTACAAACGCGTCCTGCTGAAACTCAGCGGCGAAGCGTTTGCCGGCCCGCGCGAATCCATCGATACCGGCACCGTCTACTCCATCGCTAATCAGATCAAAGAGGTCGCGCAGGCGGGCGTACAAGTCGCTTGCGTGGTCGGGGGCGGCAATATCTGGCGCGGCAAAACGGCGGCGCACAAAGACATGGATCGCGCGATCGCCGACTACATGGGCATGCTCGCGACCGTGATCAACGCGCTGGCGCTGCAAGACGCGCTGGAGAAAATCGGCGTGCCGACGCGGGTCCAAACAGCCATCTCGATGCATCAAGTCGCCGAGCCGTACATCCGCCGCCGCGCGATCCGCCATCTGGAGAAGGGGCGCGTCGTCATCTTCGCGGCCGGCACCGGCAATCCGTATTTCACCACCGATACCACCGCGGCGCTGCGCGCGATCGAGGTCGGCGCAGAGATGATCCTCAAGGCGACCCAGGTCGACGGCGTGTATAGCGCGGATCCGAAGAAACAGCCGACTGCGGTGCGTTTCGAAACCCTCGACTACCTCGAGGTGCTCAAGCTCGGTCTGGAAGTGCTCGACAACACCGCGCTCACGTTGTGCATGGACAACGGTTTGCCGATCGTCGTGTTCGAGCTCATGCGCGAGGGCAACATCAAACGCGTGATCTGGGGCGAGCAGATCGGCACGTTCGTGGGGAGGAGCCAGCGGCATGTTGCCCCAGTTGTTTAA
- a CDS encoding elongation factor Ts: MANTSYHPSAAEVKALREATNAPVMDCRRALAESNGDLERARQLVAERGQQIAAKKGDREVREGYIGHYIHQGGKMGVLVELACETDFVAKNEQFQKLAHDLALHICASRPAYVSREEVPEAVRVSKASELNGKLEKFYEESVLLDQAYVRDESKTIAELVNSVIGVVGENIKVRRFARFDIGES; this comes from the coding sequence ATGGCGAATACTTCTTACCACCCGAGCGCGGCCGAAGTGAAGGCTTTGCGCGAAGCGACGAACGCGCCGGTCATGGACTGCCGGCGGGCGCTTGCCGAGAGCAACGGTGACCTCGAGCGGGCGAGACAGCTCGTCGCCGAGCGCGGCCAACAGATCGCTGCGAAAAAGGGCGACCGGGAAGTTCGAGAAGGCTACATCGGCCACTACATCCACCAGGGCGGCAAGATGGGGGTCCTCGTCGAGCTGGCGTGCGAGACGGATTTCGTCGCGAAGAACGAGCAGTTCCAAAAACTCGCGCACGATCTAGCGTTGCATATCTGCGCGTCTCGGCCGGCCTACGTCAGCCGCGAAGAAGTTCCGGAGGCCGTGCGCGTCAGCAAAGCGTCGGAATTGAACGGCAAACTGGAAAAATTCTATGAGGAATCCGTGCTGCTCGACCAAGCCTACGTGCGCGATGAGAGCAAGACGATCGCCGAGCTCGTCAACTCGGTCATCGGCGTCGTGGGCGAGAACATCAAAGTGCGGCGCTTCGCGCGTTTCGATATCGGCGAGTCGTAG
- a CDS encoding CAP domain-containing protein, producing MLLSALALALALNLGPALPAEGAPPPTTLALMRQKLLDELNRHRAGLSVSPLHVDALAQQAAQMHSVEMERAAKLRHEDSSGHSPLWRYTSLGGSAQAYGENVGYFSRGVVNPDLLWSSIAELDRRMMAEQPPNDGHRKNILSVRYSAVGIGVAVGPNGVYITEDFVGYPRARLYGTDHSVIFQLAMMERDGL from the coding sequence ATGCTGCTTAGCGCGCTCGCGCTCGCCCTCGCCCTGAACCTCGGACCCGCCCTTCCTGCTGAAGGCGCGCCGCCGCCCACCACGCTTGCGCTCATGCGGCAGAAATTGCTCGACGAACTCAACCGCCATCGCGCTGGCCTTTCGGTGTCGCCGTTGCACGTGGACGCGCTCGCCCAGCAGGCCGCGCAGATGCACTCCGTCGAGATGGAGCGCGCGGCGAAGCTGCGGCATGAAGACTCCTCCGGCCATTCGCCCTTGTGGCGCTACACGTCGTTGGGCGGCTCCGCGCAGGCGTACGGCGAGAACGTCGGCTACTTCAGTCGCGGCGTGGTGAATCCCGATCTGCTGTGGTCCTCGATCGCGGAACTGGACCGCCGAATGATGGCCGAGCAACCGCCCAATGACGGCCACCGCAAGAACATCTTGTCAGTGCGCTATTCAGCGGTCGGCATCGGCGTCGCCGTGGGCCCCAACGGCGTGTACATCACGGAAGATTTCGTCGGCTACCCGCGCGCGCGGCTCTACGGCACGGACCACTCCGTCATATTCCAGTTGGCCATGATGGAGCGCGACGGCTTGTAG
- a CDS encoding ATP-binding cassette domain-containing protein produces the protein MPDPAVFASGLSKRYGALEAVRAIDFAIAPQECFGFLGVNGAGKTTTMKMIYCRIARSAGELRVLGLDAERAPLQIKQRIGVAAQESALDPELTVTENVLRYASFFGIGGTRAQAKCDTLLRLMSLDAKAHSRVPELSGGMKRRLSIARALVNDPEMLILDEPTTGLDPQARLLVWQLLLDLRARGITLVLTTHYMEEAARLCDRLVIMDEGRILAEGSPRALVERFAAADVLELIGVDFERIRVPLDGIVRRREQHGETTYLYNDDNRVLLRRLAESGVETPRHVARAATLEDVFLNLTGRELAE, from the coding sequence ATGCCCGACCCCGCTGTCTTCGCTTCGGGTTTGTCGAAGCGCTACGGTGCGCTCGAAGCCGTGCGCGCGATCGACTTCGCGATCGCGCCGCAGGAGTGCTTCGGTTTTCTCGGCGTCAACGGCGCCGGGAAGACGACGACCATGAAGATGATCTACTGCCGCATCGCCAGGAGCGCGGGCGAGCTGCGCGTGCTCGGCCTCGACGCCGAACGCGCCCCGCTGCAGATCAAGCAGCGCATCGGAGTCGCCGCGCAGGAGAGCGCGCTCGATCCGGAACTCACGGTCACCGAGAACGTCCTTCGCTATGCATCGTTCTTCGGGATCGGCGGCACGCGAGCGCAGGCGAAATGCGACACGCTGCTGCGCCTGATGAGCCTCGACGCCAAAGCGCATTCGCGCGTGCCCGAACTCTCGGGCGGCATGAAGCGGCGCCTTTCGATCGCGCGTGCGCTCGTCAACGATCCGGAAATGCTCATCCTCGACGAGCCCACCACCGGGCTCGACCCGCAAGCGCGCCTGCTGGTGTGGCAGCTGCTGCTGGATCTGCGCGCGCGCGGCATCACGCTCGTCCTGACCACGCACTATATGGAAGAAGCGGCGCGCTTGTGCGACCGGCTGGTCATCATGGACGAGGGCCGGATCCTCGCGGAGGGTTCGCCGCGCGCATTGGTCGAGCGCTTCGCCGCGGCCGACGTGCTCGAGTTGATCGGCGTCGATTTCGAGCGCATCCGCGTGCCGCTGGATGGCATCGTGCGCCGGCGCGAGCAGCATGGCGAAACGACGTATCTCTACAACGACGACAACCGCGTCTTGCTGCGCCGGCTGGCCGAAAGCGGCGTCGAAACGCCGCGCCATGTCGCGCGCGCCGCGACGCTCGAAGACGTCTTCTTGAACCTCACCGGGCGGGAGCTGGCGGAATGA
- a CDS encoding fatty acid--CoA ligase, translated as MKTPMVVADFLNRARLLYGDSVGAVCGGQRYTYGQIGERVDRFSAALAAGGVRKGDVVAYVSFNCHRLLEGYYAVPQIGGILLPINIRLTPADIAYILNDSGASTVVVDRALAGLIAPIASQLPNVKRCVLMGGDPKAEAPLPGDDYEGLIGSAKEAPTPVDIDEDDVAELFYTSGTTARPKGVMLTHRNLYLHSLVTALINQSNDADVVLHSIPLFHVNGWGTPHSLTMLGGRHVMVPRFDPELVLETIERERCTAAFFVPTMAIGLMAAPSWPTRDLTSLRVLMLGGAATPPSLMRALDQRLPGCTLRCGYGLSETTPVMSIACLKSGRQLDVEQSLAVRTTAGMPLPSVEVAILDDEGKPLPHDGTSVGEICTRGNTVFKGYWRQPEETAKFIVDGWFHTGDMGYMDSEGYISIVDRKKDIIITGGENVASIEIEKAIYEHPAVLECAVIGVPDERWGEIPAAIIVLKPGQALDEAGVIEHCRTRLAGFKMPKAVRFVDALPKGGTGKILKRELRAGFVKEPSAAPAS; from the coding sequence ATGAAGACGCCGATGGTCGTCGCCGATTTTCTCAACCGGGCGCGCCTGCTGTACGGAGATTCCGTCGGCGCGGTGTGCGGGGGGCAGCGCTACACGTACGGCCAGATCGGCGAGCGTGTGGACCGTTTTTCGGCGGCGCTGGCGGCCGGCGGGGTCCGCAAGGGAGACGTCGTCGCGTACGTCTCCTTCAACTGCCACCGCCTGCTCGAGGGCTATTACGCGGTGCCGCAAATCGGCGGGATCCTGCTGCCGATCAATATCCGGCTGACGCCGGCCGACATCGCGTACATCCTCAATGATTCGGGAGCCAGCACGGTGGTCGTCGATCGCGCGCTCGCAGGCTTGATCGCACCGATCGCTTCGCAACTGCCGAACGTGAAGCGCTGCGTGCTGATGGGCGGCGATCCGAAAGCCGAAGCGCCGCTGCCGGGCGACGACTACGAGGGGCTGATCGGGTCCGCCAAAGAGGCGCCGACGCCGGTCGACATCGATGAGGACGACGTCGCCGAGCTCTTCTACACGAGCGGCACGACCGCCCGGCCGAAAGGCGTCATGCTGACGCACCGCAACCTCTATCTCCACAGCTTGGTGACGGCGCTGATCAACCAGTCAAACGACGCAGACGTGGTATTGCACTCGATTCCCCTTTTCCACGTCAACGGCTGGGGCACACCGCATTCCCTGACGATGCTCGGCGGGCGCCACGTCATGGTGCCGCGATTTGATCCGGAACTCGTGCTCGAGACGATCGAGCGCGAACGCTGCACGGCGGCGTTCTTCGTGCCGACGATGGCCATAGGGCTCATGGCCGCTCCTTCATGGCCCACTCGCGACTTGACCTCATTGCGCGTCTTGATGCTCGGCGGCGCTGCGACGCCTCCGAGCCTTATGCGCGCGCTCGACCAGCGTCTGCCCGGCTGCACGCTCCGTTGCGGCTACGGTCTTTCGGAGACCACGCCCGTCATGTCGATCGCGTGCCTCAAATCAGGGCGGCAGCTCGACGTCGAGCAGTCGCTCGCGGTGCGTACCACCGCCGGCATGCCGCTCCCCAGCGTAGAGGTGGCGATCCTCGACGACGAAGGCAAGCCGCTACCGCACGACGGCACGTCGGTCGGCGAGATCTGCACGCGCGGCAACACCGTATTCAAAGGATACTGGAGGCAGCCCGAAGAGACCGCCAAGTTCATCGTGGACGGCTGGTTCCACACCGGCGACATGGGATACATGGACTCTGAGGGGTATATCTCCATCGTCGACCGCAAGAAAGACATCATCATCACCGGCGGCGAGAACGTCGCGTCGATCGAGATCGAAAAGGCGATCTACGAGCACCCGGCCGTGCTCGAGTGCGCGGTGATCGGCGTGCCCGACGAACGTTGGGGCGAAATACCGGCCGCGATCATCGTGCTCAAACCCGGCCAAGCGCTCGACGAGGCGGGCGTCATCGAACATTGCCGGACGCGCCTTGCGGGATTCAAGATGCCCAAGGCCGTGCGTTTCGTCGACGCGCTGCCGAAGGGCGGTACGGGCAAGATCCTCAAGCGCGAGTTGCGGGCCGGGTTCGTGAAAGAACCTTCCGCCGCTCCGGCCAGCTGA
- the rpsB gene encoding 30S ribosomal protein S2: MSSIISMKQLLEAGVHFGHQTRRWNPKMARFIFQERNGIYIIDLQKTVLKLREVYGAVKEMARQGKTFLFVGTKKQAQEAVKEEADRCGMFYVNQRWLGGTLTNFQTIQKRVARLRELERQRDSGVFEVLTKKEVGRLEDELRKLDRFLAGIKDMPKLPDALFIVDPRKERIAVLEARKLKIPIIAVIDTNCDPDEIDYAIPGNDDAIRAVKLMTGKIADAIVEGKTEAESAQYMEGSAPPAAAASPAPEASEPVVAEAATAAAPEAPASAT; this comes from the coding sequence GTGTCTTCCATCATCTCCATGAAGCAACTGCTCGAAGCGGGCGTCCACTTCGGGCATCAGACGCGCCGTTGGAACCCGAAGATGGCGAGGTTCATCTTCCAGGAGCGCAACGGCATCTATATCATCGATCTTCAAAAGACCGTTCTCAAGCTGCGCGAAGTGTACGGCGCCGTCAAAGAGATGGCGCGTCAGGGCAAGACGTTCTTGTTCGTCGGCACGAAAAAGCAGGCCCAAGAGGCGGTGAAAGAAGAGGCCGACCGCTGCGGCATGTTCTACGTGAACCAGCGCTGGCTCGGCGGCACGCTCACGAATTTCCAAACGATCCAAAAGCGCGTCGCGCGCCTGCGCGAACTCGAGCGGCAGCGCGACTCCGGCGTCTTCGAAGTGCTGACCAAAAAAGAAGTCGGCCGGCTCGAAGACGAGCTGCGCAAACTCGACCGCTTTTTGGCGGGCATCAAGGACATGCCCAAACTTCCTGACGCGCTCTTCATCGTGGATCCGCGCAAGGAACGCATCGCGGTCTTGGAAGCGCGCAAGCTGAAGATCCCGATCATCGCCGTGATCGACACCAACTGCGATCCGGATGAGATCGACTACGCCATACCGGGCAACGACGACGCGATCCGCGCGGTCAAACTGATGACGGGCAAGATCGCGGACGCGATCGTCGAGGGCAAGACCGAGGCGGAGTCCGCACAGTATATGGAAGGCAGCGCACCGCCGGCGGCGGCGGCGTCGCCCGCGCCCGAAGCGAGCGAGCCCGTGGTGGCGGAAGCGGCGACGGCGGCCGCACCTGAAGCGCCGGCGAGCGCGACTTAA
- a CDS encoding aminotransferase class V-fold PLP-dependent enzyme, translating to MEESLKVDRPPALAPPLDRSLFPIAEQWAYCDHASVGPLPRPTFEAVAAMLDAQMRQGKTGVQKIEQRRDEVRRQVAKAINADPSEIAFMRNTSDGALVAANGIDWRPGDEIIMPDDEFGANAYPWLNLRERGVSIRLARSPRERLTVETLERLASSRTRLVAVSQVGFSDGYRNDIAAIGRWCNERGVYFALDAMQGFGHLPLDVRACGADFAYFAAGKWLLSPQGFSVVFVRRSLIEKLRPALASWRSVRDPMNFLDYDQPLKDSAERFDGGTLNYPGMLGFSVSLGLLTATGLENIERHVLALIDSLIEQAQARGIDVKSSRAPGTRSGIVLFGLGGRDPDKLNNAAQLAKVGLTARPVGVRISPHGYNDESDIARVMAVLT from the coding sequence ATGGAGGAGTCATTGAAGGTCGACCGCCCGCCGGCGCTTGCGCCCCCGCTTGACCGTTCGCTCTTTCCGATCGCGGAGCAGTGGGCGTATTGCGATCATGCATCGGTGGGCCCGCTGCCGCGGCCGACCTTTGAGGCGGTCGCCGCGATGCTCGATGCGCAGATGCGCCAAGGCAAGACCGGCGTGCAGAAAATAGAGCAAAGGCGCGACGAGGTGCGCCGCCAAGTCGCTAAGGCGATCAACGCGGACCCCTCCGAGATCGCGTTCATGCGCAACACGTCGGACGGCGCGCTCGTCGCGGCCAACGGCATCGACTGGCGTCCGGGTGATGAGATCATCATGCCGGACGATGAATTCGGCGCCAACGCGTATCCGTGGCTCAACCTGCGGGAGCGCGGCGTGTCGATCCGCCTGGCTCGCTCGCCTCGCGAACGCCTGACCGTTGAAACGCTCGAGCGCTTGGCGTCCTCGCGCACGCGGCTTGTGGCCGTGTCACAAGTCGGCTTCAGCGACGGCTATCGCAACGACATCGCGGCGATCGGCCGATGGTGCAACGAGCGCGGCGTGTACTTCGCGCTCGACGCGATGCAGGGCTTTGGGCACCTGCCGCTGGACGTGCGCGCTTGCGGCGCCGACTTCGCGTACTTCGCGGCCGGCAAGTGGCTGCTTTCGCCGCAAGGCTTCAGTGTCGTGTTCGTGCGCCGCTCCCTTATCGAGAAATTGCGCCCTGCGCTGGCGTCATGGCGCTCGGTGCGGGATCCGATGAACTTCCTCGACTACGATCAGCCGCTCAAAGATTCCGCCGAGCGCTTTGACGGCGGCACGCTCAACTATCCGGGGATGTTGGGCTTCAGCGTCAGTCTCGGATTGCTCACCGCGACGGGGCTCGAGAACATCGAGCGGCACGTGTTGGCGCTCATCGACTCGCTGATCGAGCAGGCCCAAGCCCGCGGCATCGACGTGAAAAGTTCGCGCGCGCCGGGCACGCGCTCGGGCATTGTGCTGTTCGGGCTCGGCGGGCGCGATCCCGATAAGCTCAACAACGCGGCGCAACTGGCCAAGGTCGGATTGACCGCGCGTCCTGTCGGCGTCCGCATTTCGCCGCACGGCTACAACGATGAATCGGATATCGCGAGAGTGATGGCCGTGCTTACGTGA